The Spea bombifrons isolate aSpeBom1 chromosome 4, aSpeBom1.2.pri, whole genome shotgun sequence genome segment ATGTAGTGTTAGAGTGCATTGGTGTATGAGGTTAGCGTGTCTGTgcatgagtgtatggtgttagcgtgtgtgttagtgtgtgtgttactgtaatctattaatgtttgtgagcatatgatGTCTGTTAAGGTATGAGGTTagagtgtatgtttgtgtgtcagtgtatgatgttttcatgtgtctctgtgtcagcatatggtttTGGCATGTAAGGGGTGAACCTAGTGTTAATTCCACCCGGgagatgaagaagaggagcaggagacagaatatgtatatatgtaagtgtacagtGGTTGTTTTTATGctagtatgtatgcatgtgagttattaccatagtaaccaatgtTTATTGGATGGTTTAAAGAGTTGCTTTGATGataaaactttgcaccagaatcgtGTTGAGTAGACCTTGCCGGGGGAAATAAAATTGTTTCATAGACTTCATTATCAATAACAGGGCAAGAGATATTCTTGTTCTTGCTTTTATACCAGCAGCAGAAACCGTAAAAGTAAATAACCAATTTCCTCTTTGTTTCATTATATAATGCATCATTTCCTAATTGAAGTGTCAGAACAAGCAAGAATGTATCTTGAGtcaatttggttttttttggttttttttttttaatttggagcGATACCAGGCACATTTCTTACTGCATTATTTAGATTATTATGATTGCTTCATTGTGAGGAGCCGgggaaattacattttactttccGTACCTTATGCATTAAACATTATACGGTTAACAGATGATATTAAAGGGAAATGAAATGTGCAGTGTACGTTTACAATTTTTAAGGGAATTAAATTAAGATGTTGGACTGGATAGCACTGAAGAGTACTGGGTTTTTATTCCACGTCGTTCCAATAAACATTATGTGAAGATCTGAGGGTTGGCCATTTTCGACAggcatgtgatattttatttatattccaaacacaaacaccagagATGATTCCTCCTGGAAATCCTGTTTCAGTGAAAAAGTCCCTTTACCCATAGACCTTAATTGGTAGATGGTCCCctgggtaattaagactgagGTATTCTAGAACAGACCTAAACACATGCATAAAGGCCATTATGCAGCTGTTAGCTACACTGAAATTTGGGGGGAAATTATTGGAGCAGACAATAACAATAAATTTTTAGAGCTTTTAAGTGAAACTATGGTTAGACTTCCCTTTAAGGCCATCCCCatgttataaaacataataaataatataataaaacctacttatttcacaaatgttttttaatcttCATCCTTACATTGGTCTAGGGCCACAAACATTGGCTGGGTCACTTTATTCAACCTGTGAGGCCCACGTAGCCCTGGTTTGTGGGGGTCACAGCTTACATTAGAAGCCCCCCCTTTTTTATTGATTGTATATATGggttaaacatattaataatacatagAAAGACCGTGCAGGTTTTTAACAAGCACTGAAACGGatccaggaaaaaaaagttcataACTTTTCATAAATACAAACTTCTACTCGAAACGATAATAAAACTTTATGTGATCGAATATTGTACAGATGTTCCATGTGAAATAAAGtcacacatatttattaatgaattcaatgcacacacacatgaaGTCATGAAGTCCTGACAAATATAAAGAATAGTTTTTactagataaaaaaatatattaaaatgcaacatgaacattgaaaaaaaataatactcaaAGTAACTGGATGATATCCTGATATCACATGATTTGGGTTGGGATAAAGACCTCTTTTTATTAGCATAAACCAGTATTAAAGAAATACCTCCCCCTACTTTGTGTTAAGGAGTCCCCCCaaacaataaatgcatataaaagtactttgtaagtacccTCAAATGCatcattcataaaataaatataaaatacttatctaATCCGCCGTAGCTTCCTACCACCTCCATGGTGCAATATTCTagggcactgattggctgcttaaagatAACAATTGCCCTCCCGACCAGCTCATAAACATTACCTGATACCCCCTACATATCACTCAAGCACCATAGACGGAAGGAAGCATATAAGGAATAAGAAAAACTCAAAATTCTTACTGTAAGTTGAAATATGTAGAGATATGCAAACGTCGATTACTCAATGAATTAATCGAATGTACGAAGGTACGTCTTAAGTATAATTTACTTTCGTCCTGAACTCTCACCTGAAAACAagcaattcccacagaaaccgcTCCGATGATCAAGAGATGTTCTTGAAGGAATTCTTCCAGTTTGGAAATACATCCTATCTGTATGCAGAAGTTAAGAAGTCATTTTCAATGTCCAATGATCATTTACAGTGGTGCTTAAAAAGACACATGCGCGTGAAAATGAAGACCTTTTCGGTAATGAGGCAGAATATAAGAGACAGATGTAGGTCTGATTCAATGTGATCTTGGAGCTTAGGTAGATCCATTAACTAATCATTTCCAATAATTAAGGTATAAGAGTGACTTATCATGGCTCATCATGATCaggatatttatattattattttttatttattgttatagcaCCATAATTGTCTACAGCGCTGTACGCCCTAGGGATGGAATAAGATGCCACCACTACTGGACCATCAAGCAACTGGAGAATGGTAACTGGGTAGACCATGAGCAAACGATGGGTGGGAGTGATCAATAATTGATGGTACCAGTTTGAGTCTTTTTCCCTTTGACTATGATGATGGACCGAAAACGTGGAGCCCCATGGAAGTTCCTCATTTATCAAATCTGTTCCAGAATAGAGCATTTGAGGGGCACACCAACCAGAGTTCATTCAACATGCTATTAAATGGGGCAATTTGAAGCAGGGTGTATAATACGAGAAGactattttatttccaaattgaTGGAATGCAATTATCATCTGCCTTACCCAACTCCGTGAGATGCTGGGCTTGAAAGGCCCAATTAAAAGATCAATTTCTGGCAGCACCTGACAATTTGATTGATTTGTCTGGCTTCTGATTCTACAAATGTTTCATGTTGTTTGTACTCAAGTCCTGAGTCCCTGAAGTATAGACTGaataaaaacatcatttttagaGACAGTTTCAAGTTTACATTAATGTGTATGGAGAGTCAATGTGAGATATCCTTCAGCGTATCTCCAAAGGTCCTTGGCTGGCCTGTCTGACTGGGTACCACCCAAAGTGCCCTTCCACTATTTGTCTACCTTCGTGAGGTGCAAGACTGGAAGGATTCGCCAGCTAAATCCTCTGGGTGTATGATAGCATGAACGGAGGTCTATGCTCAGAAGGGTACAGTACCATTATTTTCTGTACCTGGTGAAGACCCCATTTTGTGCAGGTAGAAACATTGTTAATTAGGGCTTTCCAAGTAAACGTGCTTTCGCATTCTTTCAATGTCTGCCAAAATAGCGCAGCTTCTGATATTCTagggcactgattggctgcttaaagatAACAATTGCCCTCCCGACCTGCTCATACACATTATCTGATACCCCCTACATATCACTCAAGCACCATGGACGGAAGGACGCATATAAGGAAGTACTAATTTTGATGAGCCACAAAGTGTCAAGGAATGTATAGACACTATTTCAAAACTGGACTTAAAGGTACAGTCATGCCATTTCTTTTTAACTTGCCTTTTCCTTAAAACATATCTCATGTCTCCTTGTAGTCTGTGTCTATATAAAACActggggtatattcactaaaaggagtgGTCAGTTGTTACAGACTTACGTGAATGACCAAAACCCAACTTCAGTTGTGGACCCTTGGATGCCAGCACTTGGAAACCAACTTGCACATACAAATATGCAAGTAGACGTATCTATACATTGGGCAACTTGTATGCACACTGTGGCCATATTACAAGATTTTAAAATACTGAAATGTAGCAACATATTTCTTACCTCCACTTTGAAAATATTAGAGGGATGATCTCGTTTCCCACAGTACGGAGTAACGGTCTTGCAGCAGCTGTCAGGCACCACCCGTCCGTCGGATTTCTCGGAGTTGATGTATAAACTGTATTTCCAGTCGGCGTAGCTGTTGCTGCCGCAGCATCTAAGCTGAGCCATGAATGAAAGCCAAAGACGCCCGTTACATGGATAAACCCAACAATAACTGAATGTTCCGagtttcatacaatacataattGTTTTGTAATTCCCATAAAATGCGTGTACAATCATACTGAATAAGATTTTTGGTCAACAAGGAAATAGATCTTTTCAACTGTCCATTCTATATAACTATTAACAGGAAGTAACAAATGTTATCTCATATAGTACACCCTTCACGGTCCCTTTAAAGTTGAACTGTGCTAATTCTTATACAAGATATTAGACTTAAATGTTTCCTGATTGGAGGGTTGGAgtagaggacgtcaccggaagctccgccattttgcctTAAGATAACCCCATGTGAATGTCTGctaaaatggcagagcttctggtAACATTGAGTGCAGACAAAGGAAGGggaagagaagaaaggagaagaaaggagacgaaaggagagaaaagagaggaaaGATGAGAACAAGAaggaggagaacaagaagcagagctacgagacagcagagaaggtagggggaCATTCAGatagcatgagagagagtaaacaaaaatgagagtgtgagagagtgagtgagagtctaagagagtgcgGGAGAGTAAATGGGGGTGCCGGATAAAGAATTGGTCCCTGATTTTCGTCCAAAAAGGGCAGgcgggaaacaaaatttgttgtccgaaaacGAATGGGTCAAAAAAGAACTGAACAAATTGTCCGAATTGTTTTTGACTCATTTGCACGTCTACAAGATATGTATCATTTctaacattttcattaaaatattcttaTTTGCGGTAACTAAGAGTAACCATCTtggatatatttaaaatgatggCTTCATCCAAAGATATGTCATAATATAGCTCTGTCTACGGCACTAAATGCGTgcgatggagtctttagttgaagacGATACCCTTCATTGGGCCATCATAACAATGACAAGCACTTTCAGTGGCGCCAAGGAGCATTTACAAACCGTCAGATCATTTATTTCACGATgatgattaaataataataaatagttctTACATCTTCCTGCATTTGATCAATTGCATCGGTAATGTATTCCTTCCCGGGCTCTGCATAATGACGCACAATAGTCTGATTCAGATGTTCTTTAAGCTCTTCGCTgatctaaatattaaaaatacaaaaaatagattGAACACAGTCAGGGGgcttatgtataaaaaagggaTGCTGGGGAAATGTTGGTGTTGTCACCATGACAACCAACAGTTTGGTTCAATCACCAGAACCATTGGTTGCTCTTTATACATGAtaccccaaatatattttttttacctgtgaaGTGGGGTaccattcatttatattttaaattacatttatatatacattttctattttaaatctagaaaataaatataaaaagatctGTAGATCACAGTTTCCATGTTCTTATGGGTTTACGTGAATCTTAGATCTATATTTCTATCCATTTCTATTCTGGAGAAGAACTTGGTCAGCCGTCCATTGTCTAACAAATACATTAACCCAACTCCTGGATAATCTCACCAATTCTAGTATTTTAATTCTCAACCCTtgtcttattttatgtattaaaatataatcacTGGGGGacattaagacaaaaaaaaataaaataaaaaataaaaaattaaaaaataataataataaaaaaatatatatatatatagacatgaTGCTAATTAATTACAAATAAGCTTCCTTCTACATAAAGTGTCAGACTCACTGGCTTAAAGTTACATGTCGCCCAAGAAAAAAGCATATGGTATCTTCACGTTTACAACGTTGAAGTAATAAATAAGTCTAAATATAGAGGTTGTTTATTTGCATTCATAACAATATGAAGCAAGGGCTTTTTATAGATGTCTCCTATACATCCTATTTTAAATTGGATATGGCTAGTTTTTGGTTAGGGAAATTCTATGTAAAAAATTAAGACACGTCCAGAAGgataactattttatttaatacattactTTTAATACATGTTCTAATTTCCGAGTAGCATGTTCTAGCCCAAGCTGATGAGACTCCGCTTTTCATGTCTCTAATGTTGTTAAAATGAATTCAGCTGCGCTGGATAATAACCGCAAATAGTGTTCAGCTGCTATAGGTCACAGCATGAAGACGCAATGTGTTTCCCCGCGGGAAAACAACTacagtggaaaaaaaagattatcaTTAATCCCTGGGACTGTTACCCAAAATGGTACATCTATGGACTATTCTACCCTTAaatttatcatcatcatcaaaaaTCATGGATATTTTGCTTTacccaaaaatattatttttaattagttaGTCTGGAAATATTGGTCAAATTAGTACCACAGCCCGTTTTGTCGTGATggaaagacttaaaccttaatcagtcgttggtctcatcttagattaagAAGCCATATGTCTTTCCGATGCATGTTTACctcttctaaaagaaaaaatataaaaaataataaaaaattatatatatatatatatatatatatagatatatatatatggacaaaCTTACGGTATCATAATATATGTATGCCAGGAGACCTGCAGCAAGTTCAGCAGCATAAACCGAAATTATTATTGACAAATactgtaaagaaaaatacagtaaatcAGATTATTGTTCGCAGTCAAATCTGTTGAATTAATTATGTACAGTGTAACATATTCTCTGGTTTCCAGGCTataaaattcacttttttgGGAGTCAACAAAGGCTCTGAAGAGGGACAGTCACTCTTTTTTGACCCAAACCCGATTGTCCCTTTTGACTTTCACTGATGTGCTGGATATAAGTAAATGACAGTGTTCTGCAGTCACAACtcaataatatgtatagaaacagcagaaaatgggtTTATGAATTACATTATCTAAAGAAAACTACCGCTAAGTGCCTTATACTGTTACAATTATTGATGTAAAAAAGGCTTAGCAAAGCCCTGTCGCTCGCCATGCCGCTGACCACATCGTCTAAAACCAAAAAGTCTCTTTCTGGCCATTCTAATAACAGAATATATAAGTTTCATCTAAACTGGGGGAGGGTAAATTGGTGAACTTTGGGTATCGCTACAAGAAGAGATGAATGGAGAAGATAAGTTATGGTTAGCATTCCGTATAAAGGGAGTGAATTTAGGCCAAAGACATTCAACATTTCGTAAAAGGAGTTATAAAACAAAGCGGTTGACTATTGATGTCGATCACTCACTGGTTGGAAACGCCATCCTGGAATCTGGTGAAATGCTATTTACgtgctcttaaccccttaaggacaatgggctttgtcattaaggggttaaactctcGTTCCGTGCGTCTAGAAGAATTCTAGAAACAGCACCAACATGGTAGACCACCCAAACATGATTAGTCTACCATACGGACCTCAATCATCTTTCGGGGGGGCTATTTATACATTTCCCAAATTAAATACAGATGTATCAATGCCATattaatagagagagagattataAATACactctttgtaaaaaaataaatatatatatagttctccTAAACAAGATGACGTTTATAATCCTGCGTTTATTCGATATCTCGTTAGCTATACATTGTGTACGACGTCGCCTCCTGCTTCGCTGATCTCTGTCTAAACCCTTTTCAGAAGCAAAGTCATCAAATGGAATATAAACTGTAATTTTTAATTGGGAAGAAACATACCCGGGTTCCACGGCTAGTTAGTATTCGTTACGCTAAAAATAACAACATATCTGCAATTAAAGAGCTCTATATTTATATGCTTAAGCAAAACATATACCTTATTTAGGATGatgttcctttaaccccttaatgacactcaaaatgcattgttttcaatgggttttgagaccgcccattgtccttaaggggttaaaaccaatAGATACATTTCACAAAGTAGAGAAAATTCATAAAAGCATCTAAAGAAAATAGTCAAGAGTTTTAGCCCCGGGAAGTACGTTCAAAAAGCTTAAACTTGCTTATTCCGGAGCCCTCCTGTAGTGATAAAAGGTAAGTCAAAGGTATatttagtagacttgggcaccagggggctcttcgtgttcgtcttcgtgctcgtcttcggggaaaaaaaaatcttcgtattccgcgaatattcgcccgttcctgtcttctcttcgggcgaatattcgttttttcttcgttttttccggttaaggggttaatacggggttaacgcggctctggcgccagtactttaaatgtgtctatcagcaactccattggtcgccagcagggggcctcctgctgtcGACCAATGATCACAgtaccatatatagctaatatattctcgggcagaatattctgctactcaatgtaaaaccaacagagggcagcattctgtccgatgatatattagccatatgtggcagtgtgttcattttcatttattaattatttaaataaaatatatttccatgatccgctggtctccccactgcaacagttaaatgtccgcactcgcggacattaattttgtcgaacttacaaactctttttttctatttattttgggtttttttgtattaaactgttagacgaaaggatcatgggaataaatgcaaatgagcacacggcCCCATATGGCTtatatatctttggacagaatgctgccctctgttggttttacattaagtagcatatgtttgaaatccaaagttattctgctactcgacgtaaaaccaacagagggcagcattctgtccaaagatatataAGCCATATGGGGCCGTgcgctcatttgcatttattcccatgatcctttcgtctaacagtttaatacaaaaaaaccccaaaataaatagaaaaaaagagtttggaagttcgacaaaattaatgtccgcgagtgcggacatttaactgttgcagcggggagaccagcggatcatggaaatatattttatttaaataattaataaatgaaaatgaacacactgccacatatggctaatatatcttcggacagaatgctgccctctgttggttttacgttgagtagcagaataactttggatttcaaacatatgctacttaatgaaaaaccaacagagggcagcattctgtccgaagttaTAGTAAGCTATTTAtactaagttaaatgtccgtaccggcgactttgttggtcgctggcactgacatttaactgacacagtggggagaccactggtgtccctgctgtgtcagttaaatgtccgtaccagtgACTTTGTTGGTCactggcacggacttttaagttaactggtgcagcagggtcccaggttgctttttttttttctgcctagcaactagtggtaaggggccgtgcgagtgagcctattggtcgcttgcacagccctttaccctacagatttctgctcccgttatccaacgcagcattgcaggggttaacgagagcggaaatcaggaattaaaaaggctgtgcaagtgagcctattggtcacctgcagggtcttcctctggcatcaaccaattgtttgatgccagaggaagaccctgcaggtgaccaataggctcactcacactgccctgtaacccctgacgacgaaccttctgatttccacttcagtcaactcccgcgatgctgtgaagataaggtaagttagATGGGGGAGGGACCGggtagattagtagacgaaggcgaagattcttcgtgtgtgagtcttcgtcttcgcctacgttttacctgcactgtcttctcttcttcatgtcttcggaacgaacacgaaaacgcactcttcgtgttcgttttcatgttcgcccgaagacgaatgcacaagtctaatatttagCATAGACACACCTGgccaattatgaaaataaagatCTAAAGATAAATACATTGCATTGGATCATCCACCAGTCCCGGTAGAGTTATTCGGCTCACGCCGCTAATATTTGcatgtattaaataatttacaatCAGAGGTCATTAATAATTTATCAAAACGAGAATGTTCAAATTTTTGGTATCTTGATCTTTTAGACTCTTCTAACTAGCGTTACGTGTGCTTAGATCTAGCTAAGCACACGTAAGCAAAGGTCTAATTATCCATTTAACTTTATTTGACTGTATGTTAAAACGTCTGATGATATTTTGAGGTTGTTCTCATCCCCCCCATCTCATTTTTGAGAATGTCTTTTGGATTATTGCCCTTTTAAGCCGACAGAGAAGCCCGGACAAGCTGGTCAAGAACTTGATCATCAGGATTCACATCAATCATTGGTTGTGTCGGTGTATATTATAGGGTTTTTACtctgaaataacaaaaatattttatagtgacCTATACCGCAAGCTAAACTGTAGATAAAATGATGGATTTGCCCATATTAAAATACGTTGTATCTTTTTATATAGATGTTATTAAAGTGACACTCCACCTtggaaatgcatggagggattctgctgAATCTCTCTATATACTTTTGACCATTATCCCAAGACTCCACCAGCAATTTGCCGTTCAGGGGATCTCTTTGGCCAAACGTATCTCCAGCCACATGATATACTTGCTGCCACTCAGCTCCGTTACTGGCTCAACAAGCGTTCTTGGGTCTAAGGGCACCGCCATGTGCAGAAAGTGGTTCCATTGGCCTGAAGAACTGGTCTACTGGCCAACAGCAACACAAAACTGATCTGCTGCTGTAGTGTCGTCCACTGGGCGGACATGTCCGGCCTCATGATacataagcataaaaacatagtcGTGCATATGCAGACATTGAGCCGCAGTTACGTCATcaggcggctgctggccttaaagtgccagggctaccTTGCCATTGCCAATCTGTCCATGGatactggagtgtccctttaacattgttaaaaactgtaattttaaaacaattgagattctattatttgtattttaattggGAGGGAAAATAAGACTCCAGTCATTTCAAGGAAAATCATTTAAACAGGTTACCATAAATGCATAAGCATAAAGAAATCAATTAACGTCTGAAAGACGGATTCCAGCAGttatgaaatcatttttattccaGAGTGCTTTAAAGGTATTTTCAGTGATTCTATATGTTTAACCTATGAAATCTCTTAGCTGCCTCTTAGAACAGATGAATATTAGAATTTAATATATTCcacaaaaagaatgcatgccGGTTTAGGAAACCACGATGTGATAAAAGCCGGACAGATTACTAAGGGCGACATATTCATGTTTCTAAAAACAGGTCCGGTCTCGGAGGGACATCGCaacgtcttttcatgggaatgTTAACATAACTAATTAGGACTTCAATTTAGAGCGAAAATTGTCACTTCTGTTTAGAAGAAGTAATTATAAAGATCAATTCATTTCTAGTTGTTGGCCCTGCTTCTAAAGTACGTTGAGGATTGTCATTGCCCTATGCAATTCATTCCAGCAGCattaaaaattatgtaaaaaaaatagccttAAAAAGCCAAAACTGTGTATTATAGAGGATGCCAACATGCTAATAGATATAATATAGTTATCCAATACACTGTACAGGGTGCTGGGATCTATAGCGAGAGGCATTAATAGCAGGAAGAGAGAGATGGTTCTGCCACGTTACAGATCTCTgatcagacctcacctagagtattgggtCCAGCTCCGGagacccccatctccagaaggatatcgaCATGGAGAGAGCTCAGAGGAAGGCGGCTAAAATGGGGAATGGAAGttcatttcaaaggaggagaaatgtgagAACCAGAGGTCATGGTgtaaaactagaggctcagagcttagatgtaatgtaaggaccttttactctactgagagggtggtagatacattaaacagcctcccatcagtaAAGGAATGTAACC includes the following:
- the LOC128491329 gene encoding tetraspanin-11-like; this encodes MGGAAVIGMGLWTLIEKSSYITFLATSTLSVSASILLFAGSVVMVAGFLGCCAMSREHKGCLSVYLSIIISVYAAELAAGLLAYIYYDTISEELKEHLNQTIVRHYAEPGKEYITDAIDQMQEDLRCCGSNSYADWKYSLYINSEKSDGRVVPDSCCKTVTPYCGKRDHPSNIFKVEIGCISKLEEFLQEHLLIIGAVSVGIACFQLVGVFLTACFLCVLYKEEKEDSYNVT